From the Carya illinoinensis cultivar Pawnee chromosome 4, C.illinoinensisPawnee_v1, whole genome shotgun sequence genome, one window contains:
- the LOC122307752 gene encoding transcription factor bHLH162-like: MGVLVVNLPEKQMNHQQSQSSSTKVERRIIEKNRRNQMKVLYSRLNSLLPNPDSKEAVSLPDQIDEAIKYITSLETKLKKSKEKKESLNGRKKRPYTCTNFEETAGLKSPKIEIRETGSTLEIVLITGLDNQFIFYEMIHILHGEQADVFNASFSTSGDSVLYVVHAEIVGCSFDFGAAKVTERLKRLVYGSTSDVELSADLWDFPINSEPWDF; encoded by the exons ATGGGAGTCTTGGTCGTTAACTTAccagaaaaacaaatgaatcaTCAACAAAGTCAATCCTCTTCGACAAAAGTTGAAAGAAGGATCATAGAGAAGAACAGGAGAAATCAGATGAAAGTCCTCTACTCCAGGCTCAATTCTCTCCTCCCAAACCCCGACTCCAAG GAGGCAGTCTCACTTCCCGATCAAATAGATGAAGCAATAAAATACATCACAAGCCTAGAGACCAAGCTGAAGAAATCCAAGGAGAAGAAAGAGAGCTTAAATGGCAGGAAAAAAAGACCGTATACATGCACAAATTTCGAAGAAACAGCAGGTCTAAAATCGCCGAAAATCGAAATCCGAGAAACCGGTTCCACGCTAGAGATCGTTTTGATAACTGGGCTGGATAATCAGTTCATCTTCTATGAGATGATTCACATTCTTCATGGAGAACAAGCGGACGTTTTTAATGCCAGCTTTTCGACTTCTGGGGACTCAGTTCTGTATGTAGTACACGCAGAG ATTGTCGGATGTTCTTTCGATTTTGGAGCTGCAAAAGTGACGGAGAGGCTCAAGAGACTAGTTTACGGATCCACCAGTGATGTAGAATTATCAGCAGACCTGTGGGACTTTCCTATAAATTCTGAGCCTTGGGATTTCTAA